The following are encoded in a window of Allosphingosinicella indica genomic DNA:
- the purL gene encoding phosphoribosylformylglycinamidine synthase subunit PurL: MSQITPEIVAEHGLSPEEYERVLGALGREPNLTELGIFSVMWSEHCSYKSSRIHLKKLPTEAPWVICGPGENAGVIDIGDGQAAIFKMESHNHPSYIEPYQGAATGVGGILRDVFTMGARPVANMNALRFGRPDHPKMRHLIAGVVHGIGGYGNCVGVPTVGGEVNFHSAYDGNILVNAMTVGVADTDKIFYSAASGVGNPIVYVGSKTGRDGIHGATMASADFGEDADEKRPTVQVGDPFTEKLLIEACLELMASDAIVAIQDMGAAGLTSSSVEMASKGGVGLLLDMNKVPQREAGMTAYEMMLSESQERMLMVLKPGREAEAEAIFHKWELDFAVIGEVTDTGRMILVHNGETVCDIPLAPLADDAPLYDRPHVPTPKRAPLADVPESADIGADLLTVMASPDIASRRWIWEQYDHMVGADTVQRPGGDAAVVRIHGTAKGLAITTDCTPRYCFADPAEGGKQAVAEAYRNLSAVGATPLAVTNCLNFANPQRPEIMGQIVGCLEGMSEACRALDFPIVSGNVSLYNESKATGGGSAILPTPAIGGVGLLADWSKSATIAFKGEGEGIWLIGTPKGHLGQSIWLREVHGREEGPPPPVDLATEKANAEKVRALIAEGRVTAVHDVSDGGVLVAVAEMALAGNVGARLDGFDNAADAFGEDQGCYIVTATGDIPGARRIGTTGGDSVGGVSLDALRQAHEGFFPKLMGADAALA, encoded by the coding sequence ATGAGCCAGATCACCCCCGAAATCGTCGCCGAGCACGGCCTGTCCCCGGAAGAATATGAGCGCGTCCTCGGCGCGCTGGGACGCGAGCCGAACCTCACCGAACTCGGCATATTCTCGGTGATGTGGTCGGAGCATTGCAGCTACAAATCGAGCCGCATCCACCTCAAGAAACTGCCCACCGAGGCACCCTGGGTGATCTGCGGCCCCGGCGAGAATGCGGGCGTCATCGACATCGGCGACGGTCAGGCGGCGATCTTCAAGATGGAGAGCCACAACCATCCCTCGTACATCGAGCCTTATCAGGGCGCGGCGACTGGCGTGGGCGGCATCCTGCGCGACGTCTTCACCATGGGCGCGCGACCGGTCGCCAACATGAACGCGCTCCGCTTCGGCCGGCCCGATCATCCCAAGATGCGCCACCTGATCGCGGGCGTCGTCCATGGCATCGGCGGCTACGGCAATTGCGTCGGCGTGCCGACCGTCGGCGGCGAGGTGAACTTCCATTCCGCCTATGACGGCAACATCCTCGTCAACGCGATGACCGTGGGCGTCGCCGATACCGACAAGATCTTCTATTCGGCCGCATCGGGCGTCGGTAATCCGATCGTCTATGTCGGCTCCAAGACCGGCCGCGACGGCATTCACGGCGCGACGATGGCCTCCGCCGATTTCGGCGAGGATGCCGACGAGAAGCGCCCTACCGTCCAGGTCGGCGATCCCTTCACCGAAAAGCTGCTCATCGAGGCGTGCCTCGAGCTGATGGCCTCCGACGCGATCGTGGCGATCCAGGATATGGGCGCCGCGGGCCTCACCTCCTCCAGCGTCGAGATGGCGTCCAAGGGCGGCGTCGGGCTGCTGCTCGACATGAACAAGGTGCCGCAGCGCGAAGCCGGCATGACCGCCTACGAAATGATGCTGTCGGAATCGCAGGAGCGGATGCTGATGGTGCTGAAGCCCGGCCGCGAAGCCGAGGCCGAGGCGATTTTCCACAAATGGGAGCTGGATTTCGCGGTGATCGGCGAAGTCACCGACACCGGCCGGATGATCCTCGTCCACAATGGCGAAACCGTCTGCGACATCCCCCTCGCCCCGCTCGCCGACGATGCGCCGCTTTATGATCGCCCGCACGTGCCGACGCCGAAGCGCGCGCCGCTGGCGGATGTGCCGGAGAGCGCCGACATCGGCGCCGACCTGCTGACCGTGATGGCATCGCCCGACATCGCCAGCCGCCGCTGGATCTGGGAGCAGTATGACCACATGGTCGGCGCGGACACCGTCCAGCGCCCCGGCGGCGACGCCGCGGTGGTGCGCATCCACGGCACCGCCAAGGGCCTTGCCATCACCACCGATTGCACTCCGCGCTATTGCTTCGCCGATCCGGCCGAGGGCGGCAAGCAAGCGGTGGCCGAGGCCTATCGCAACCTCTCCGCGGTCGGCGCGACGCCGCTCGCCGTCACCAACTGCCTCAACTTCGCCAACCCGCAGCGCCCCGAGATCATGGGTCAGATCGTCGGCTGCCTGGAGGGCATGAGTGAGGCATGCCGCGCGCTCGACTTCCCGATCGTGTCGGGCAACGTCAGCCTCTACAACGAGAGCAAGGCGACCGGCGGCGGCTCCGCCATCCTGCCGACACCCGCGATCGGCGGCGTCGGTCTGCTCGCCGACTGGTCGAAGAGCGCGACCATCGCCTTCAAGGGCGAAGGCGAAGGCATCTGGCTGATCGGCACGCCAAAGGGTCATCTCGGTCAGTCGATCTGGCTGCGCGAGGTCCATGGCCGCGAGGAGGGCCCGCCGCCGCCGGTCGATCTCGCCACCGAAAAGGCAAATGCCGAAAAGGTCCGCGCGCTGATCGCCGAGGGCCGCGTCACCGCCGTCCACGACGTGTCTGACGGCGGCGTTCTGGTCGCGGTCGCCGAGATGGCGCTGGCCGGCAATGTCGGAGCGCGGCTCGACGGCTTCGACAATGCCGCCGACGCGTTCGGCGAGGACCAGGGCTGCTACATCGTCACCGCGACCGGCGACATCCCCGGTGCCCGCCGGATCGGCACCACCGGCGGCGACAGCGTCGGAGGGGTTTCGCTCGATGCGCTGCGCCAGGCGCATGAGGGTTTCTTCCCGAAGCTGATGGGCGCCGACGCCGCGCTCGCCTGA
- the rsmH gene encoding 16S rRNA (cytosine(1402)-N(4))-methyltransferase RsmH, whose product MHSAAPHIPVLIDEVVAGLAVSSGETHVDGTFGAGGYARAILDAGAARLFAFDRDPDAIREGEDLIAASGGRLTLVPERFSRMRQALTAHGVDEVDGVTLDIGVSSMQLDRADRGFSFQSDGPLDMRMSQSGRSAADFVNEADEAEIADVLYHYGEEPKARRVARAIVAARPLARTGELADVVRKALGHHPGMKKDPATRTFQAIRIHLNEELAELEGGLEAAEQVLKPGGRLAVVTFHSLEDRMVKRFLKERSGDVPAGSRHRPTVAAAHPPSFEAVAKPVRPGAGELARNPRARSATLRVARRTAASPWPHVQERTAS is encoded by the coding sequence ATGCATTCCGCCGCCCCGCACATCCCCGTCCTCATCGACGAAGTGGTCGCGGGCCTCGCCGTGTCTAGCGGCGAGACCCACGTCGATGGGACTTTCGGGGCGGGGGGATATGCGCGCGCCATCCTGGATGCCGGGGCGGCGCGCCTGTTCGCTTTCGATCGGGATCCCGATGCAATCCGCGAAGGGGAAGACCTCATCGCGGCGAGCGGGGGGCGCCTGACGCTGGTTCCGGAGCGTTTTTCCCGGATGCGTCAGGCGCTTACCGCGCACGGGGTGGACGAAGTCGATGGCGTGACGCTCGATATCGGCGTCTCGTCGATGCAGCTCGATCGCGCCGATCGCGGCTTCTCGTTCCAGTCGGACGGGCCGCTCGACATGCGGATGAGCCAGTCGGGCCGCAGCGCCGCCGATTTCGTCAACGAGGCGGACGAAGCCGAGATCGCCGACGTGCTCTATCATTATGGCGAGGAGCCGAAGGCGCGCCGCGTCGCCCGCGCCATCGTCGCCGCGCGGCCGTTGGCGCGCACCGGCGAGCTTGCCGATGTCGTGCGCAAGGCGCTCGGCCATCACCCGGGCATGAAGAAGGATCCCGCGACGCGGACCTTCCAGGCGATCCGCATCCATCTCAACGAGGAACTCGCCGAGCTCGAGGGCGGGCTGGAAGCGGCGGAGCAGGTGCTGAAACCGGGCGGCCGTCTCGCCGTCGTCACCTTCCACAGTCTCGAAGACCGGATGGTGAAGCGCTTCCTGAAGGAGCGGAGCGGCGACGTGCCGGCCGGTTCGCGCCATCGCCCCACGGTCGCCGCCGCCCATCCGCCCAGCTTCGAGGCGGTCGCCAAGCCGGTCCGTCCCGGCGCCGGCGAGCTTGCCCGCAACCCCCGCGCCCGATCCGCAACGCTCCGGGTCGCGCGCCGCACGGCAGCGTCGCCGTGGCCCCATGTCCAGGAGAGGACAGCATCATGA
- a CDS encoding (2Fe-2S)-binding protein yields the protein MVVCVCNALKECDVRRAARGGAGCPTSAYRALGRKPRCGQCFSFARELIAAETASA from the coding sequence ATGGTCGTCTGCGTTTGCAATGCTCTCAAGGAATGCGATGTCCGCCGCGCCGCGCGGGGTGGCGCAGGTTGTCCGACCAGCGCCTATCGCGCGCTCGGTCGTAAGCCCCGCTGCGGACAATGTTTTTCCTTCGCGCGAGAATTGATCGCCGCGGAAACTGCTTCTGCTTAG
- a CDS encoding UDP-N-acetylmuramoyl-L-alanyl-D-glutamate--2,6-diaminopimelate ligase, which yields MRLGTLIGSDAEQHGDVAVTGFAIDHRKVAPGTVFGAFRGTRFNGEDFVDDAVRAGAVAVVARPEVAVAGAAHVAAEEPRRAFAGLAARFFQPFPGTVVAVTGTNGKTSNVEMVRQLWRMAGHPSASIGTLGVTTADDQVTTGLTTPDVVTFLANMAGLKREGITHAAFEASSHGLSQYRTEGLPVAAAAFTNFSRDHLDYHETMHAYFEAKMRLFDEVVAADGAAVVWTDDPKSDDVIARVKARGLNLLTVGRRGETLKLVDRSTSQLGQTLTIEANGQTRHVKIPLIGAYQAANVLTACGLAIATGGAVDQVLANAARLQPVRGRLERAVITRAGAPVYVDYAHTPDALVSAIEALRPHVRGRLITVFGAGGDRDAGKRPEMGEVAARLSDVVIVTDDNPRGEDPALIRRAILAAAPGAREVAGRRDAIAAAVAEAGADDIVLLAGKGHEQGQIVGDQVLPFDDVTVARECAA from the coding sequence ATGCGGCTCGGCACGCTGATCGGCAGCGACGCGGAGCAACATGGGGACGTTGCAGTGACCGGCTTCGCGATCGATCATCGCAAGGTCGCGCCGGGCACGGTGTTCGGCGCCTTCCGCGGCACGCGCTTCAACGGCGAGGATTTCGTGGACGACGCGGTGCGCGCCGGTGCGGTTGCGGTGGTCGCGCGGCCCGAGGTAGCGGTCGCCGGCGCCGCGCATGTGGCTGCAGAGGAGCCGCGCCGCGCCTTCGCAGGTCTCGCCGCGCGCTTCTTCCAGCCGTTTCCCGGCACCGTGGTCGCGGTCACCGGCACCAACGGCAAGACCTCGAACGTCGAGATGGTCCGACAGCTCTGGCGCATGGCCGGGCACCCCTCCGCCTCGATCGGCACGTTGGGCGTCACCACTGCCGATGACCAGGTGACGACGGGGCTGACGACGCCCGACGTCGTCACCTTTCTCGCCAATATGGCGGGATTGAAGCGCGAGGGGATCACCCACGCTGCGTTCGAGGCGTCGAGCCACGGCCTCTCGCAATATCGCACCGAAGGGCTGCCGGTCGCCGCCGCCGCCTTCACCAATTTCAGCCGCGACCATCTCGACTATCACGAAACGATGCACGCCTATTTCGAAGCCAAGATGCGGCTGTTTGACGAAGTCGTCGCGGCGGACGGCGCGGCGGTCGTCTGGACCGACGATCCGAAATCGGACGATGTGATCGCACGCGTGAAGGCGCGTGGCCTGAATCTACTGACCGTCGGGCGGCGTGGCGAGACGCTGAAGCTGGTCGATCGCAGCACCAGCCAACTCGGCCAGACGCTGACGATCGAAGCGAACGGCCAGACGCGGCACGTCAAGATCCCGCTGATCGGCGCCTATCAGGCGGCGAACGTGCTCACCGCCTGCGGCCTTGCGATCGCTACCGGCGGCGCGGTCGATCAGGTGCTCGCCAATGCGGCGCGGCTCCAGCCGGTGCGCGGCCGGCTCGAGCGCGCGGTGATCACCCGCGCCGGCGCGCCGGTCTATGTCGATTATGCGCATACGCCCGACGCGCTCGTTTCGGCGATCGAGGCGCTGCGCCCGCACGTCCGCGGGCGGCTGATCACCGTCTTCGGCGCGGGTGGGGATCGCGACGCGGGCAAGCGGCCGGAGATGGGCGAGGTCGCGGCGCGGCTGTCAGACGTGGTGATCGTCACCGACGACAATCCGCGCGGCGAGGATCCGGCACTCATCCGCCGCGCGATCCTCGCTGCGGCGCCGGGTGCGCGCGAAGTCGCCGGCCGCCGCGACGCGATCGCCGCGGCGGTGGCCGAAGCGGGCGCCGACGATATCGTGCTGCTCGCCGGCAAGGGGCACGAGCAAGGCCAGATCGTCGGCGATCAGGTGTTGCCCTTTGACGATGTCACGGTGGCACGGGAGTGCGCGGCGTGA
- the der gene encoding ribosome biogenesis GTPase Der, producing the protein MAKPTVAIVGRPNVGKSTLFNRLVGKKLALVDDRPGVTRDRREGDADLLGLQFRVIDTAGYEDEDPDTLPGRMRAQTMAAVREADAALFLIDGRAGVTPLDEEIARWLRSEDTPVVLAANKAEGRAAESGLLESYALGFDEPIAISAEHGEGIADLFQSLLPYLEREGDEAEDAEGEDENGPLKLAIVGRPNAGKSTLINRLLEQERLITGPEAGITRDSIAIEWEWLGPDGPRPVRLIDTAGMRKKARVQDKLEKLSVADARRAVDFAEVVVLLLDATLGLELQDLKIADQVLQEGRALIIALNKWDVAENQSSLFQGVRAALGEGLAQAPGVPLLAVSARTGKGLDTLVGAAFELRDTWSRRVTTGQLNRFLEDAAEKNPPPAPGGKRIKLRYITQAKTRPPSFVLFGTRVDQLPESYRRYLVNGMRKKFDFHGVPIRLTLRAPQNPFDR; encoded by the coding sequence ATGGCAAAGCCCACCGTCGCGATCGTCGGCCGTCCCAATGTCGGCAAGTCCACGCTGTTCAACCGGCTGGTGGGCAAGAAGCTCGCGCTGGTCGATGACCGGCCGGGGGTGACCCGCGATCGGCGCGAGGGCGATGCCGATCTGCTTGGCCTCCAGTTCCGCGTCATCGACACGGCGGGGTACGAGGACGAGGATCCCGATACGCTGCCGGGCCGGATGCGCGCGCAGACGATGGCCGCGGTGCGCGAGGCCGATGCCGCGCTGTTTCTGATCGACGGCCGCGCCGGGGTGACCCCGCTCGACGAGGAGATCGCGCGCTGGCTGCGGAGCGAGGACACGCCGGTCGTGCTCGCCGCCAACAAGGCCGAGGGTCGGGCGGCGGAGAGCGGCCTGCTCGAATCCTACGCACTGGGTTTCGACGAGCCAATCGCGATCAGCGCCGAGCATGGCGAGGGCATCGCCGACCTCTTCCAGTCGCTGCTTCCCTATCTCGAGCGCGAAGGCGACGAAGCGGAGGATGCGGAAGGGGAGGACGAGAACGGGCCGCTCAAGCTTGCCATCGTCGGGCGGCCGAATGCGGGCAAGTCGACGCTCATCAATCGTCTGCTCGAACAGGAGCGGCTGATCACCGGGCCGGAAGCCGGCATCACCCGCGATTCGATCGCCATCGAATGGGAATGGCTGGGGCCGGACGGGCCGCGCCCGGTGCGGCTGATCGACACCGCGGGCATGCGCAAGAAGGCGCGGGTGCAGGACAAGCTGGAGAAGCTCTCCGTGGCCGACGCGCGCCGCGCGGTCGATTTCGCCGAAGTGGTCGTACTGCTGCTCGATGCGACGCTCGGGCTGGAACTGCAGGATCTGAAGATCGCGGATCAGGTGCTGCAGGAAGGGCGCGCGCTCATCATCGCGCTCAACAAATGGGACGTCGCGGAAAACCAGAGCTCGCTGTTCCAGGGCGTCCGCGCGGCGCTGGGCGAGGGGCTGGCACAGGCGCCGGGCGTGCCGCTGCTCGCCGTCTCGGCGCGCACCGGCAAAGGGCTCGACACGCTCGTTGGCGCGGCATTCGAGCTGCGCGACACCTGGTCGCGGCGTGTCACAACCGGGCAGCTCAACCGGTTTCTGGAGGATGCCGCGGAAAAGAACCCGCCACCGGCGCCGGGCGGCAAGCGGATCAAGCTGCGCTACATCACCCAGGCCAAGACGCGGCCGCCCAGCTTCGTGCTGTTCGGCACGCGGGTCGACCAGCTTCCCGAGAGCTACCGGCGCTATCTGGTGAACGGCATGCGCAAGAAGTTCGACTTCCACGGCGTGCCCATCCGCCTGACGCTCCGCGCACCGCAAAATCCGTTCGATCGCTGA
- the rplQ gene encoding 50S ribosomal protein L17 — translation MRHRVGGRKLQRTSSHRAALFRNMAAALIKHEQITTTLAKAKELRPYTEKLVTLAKKGGLSNRRLAHARLMDDTQLKKLFDVLADRYKDRAGGYTRVIKAGIRASDAAPMGIIEFVDRDVSAKGQDSGPVQTEENFDEAA, via the coding sequence ATGCGTCATCGCGTCGGCGGGCGTAAGCTCCAGCGCACCTCGAGCCACCGCGCGGCTCTGTTCCGCAACATGGCGGCCGCGCTCATCAAGCACGAGCAGATCACCACCACCCTCGCCAAGGCGAAGGAACTGCGCCCGTACACCGAGAAGCTGGTGACGCTGGCGAAGAAGGGTGGCCTTTCCAACCGCCGCCTCGCTCATGCGCGGTTGATGGACGACACGCAGCTCAAGAAGCTCTTCGACGTCCTCGCCGATCGCTACAAGGATCGCGCCGGCGGCTACACCCGCGTGATCAAGGCCGGCATCCGCGCCTCCGACGCCGCGCCGATGGGGATCATCGAGTTCGTCGACCGCGACGTATCGGCCAAGGGCCAGGATTCGGGCCCGGTGCAGACGGAAGAGAATTTCGACGAAGCCGCCTGA
- a CDS encoding Hpt domain-containing protein codes for MDSKAVQDSDSSIIDWDIFARARAEMGPGFIRILGYFREDGETAIERIEQAMRRRDAAALVRPAQTLETGAHELGAAPLSELAETIETTARRAIEMRVFPDELIPAVSRLRPLYRETVDLVEREVNPLAERRRVRG; via the coding sequence GTGGACAGCAAAGCCGTGCAGGACAGCGATTCGTCGATCATCGATTGGGACATCTTCGCGCGCGCGCGGGCGGAGATGGGGCCGGGATTCATCCGCATCCTCGGCTATTTCCGCGAGGACGGCGAGACCGCGATCGAGCGGATCGAGCAGGCGATGCGCCGCCGCGACGCCGCGGCGCTGGTCCGCCCCGCGCAGACGCTGGAGACCGGTGCGCACGAGCTGGGCGCTGCGCCGCTGAGCGAACTCGCCGAGACGATCGAGACGACCGCGCGCCGCGCGATCGAGATGCGCGTCTTTCCCGACGAGCTGATCCCTGCGGTGTCGCGCCTGCGTCCGCTCTATCGCGAGACGGTCGATCTAGTGGAGCGCGAGGTCAACCCGCTCGCCGAGCGGCGGCGGGTACGCGGCTGA
- a CDS encoding peptidoglycan D,D-transpeptidase FtsI family protein, whose product MTAIAAPAPRTAPDSKGRDALALTYQRLMLIMLLFMGVTVLIAARLIYLEIFADRSTVAARDPLIPVRADITDRNGVPLARTFDAWSIGIHPNKLLGSPDDLAPKLAAMFPERTEAQYRAILKSDKNFVYLKRRAVPEQVAAVNALGEPAIAFDREPERLYPQTGLAAHVLGWTDFDGRGVAGVERVLNDRLSDPAKRGQPVALSIDSRVQAAMESELGAAVTKHSAEGGAGIVMDVRTGEIIAMASFPTFNPNAAGQSPPDAQYNRATMGVYELGSVFKPLTIAAAIDAGVITSMSRRWHSGIPVTIGRFSITDYKGENRPLSVPEVLVYSSNTATARIADEMGMERMQKSFRALGFDQAAHIELAEKSKPLWPREWGRATVLTAGFGHGVAITPLHLASAYSALVNGGIWRPATVYKTTNPPKGRRVYSESTSARMRGLLRMVVLEGSGKNANAAGYRVGGKTGTAEKTSAGGYQKRTNVSTFASAFPMDDPRYVVIAMLDAPKATPDTHGYTTAGWVSAPIVKKVIDRAAPSLGIAPSDTRDVDVSELRPLVRVKGK is encoded by the coding sequence ATGACCGCGATCGCCGCTCCTGCACCGCGGACCGCGCCGGACAGCAAAGGCCGGGACGCGCTGGCGCTCACCTATCAGCGGCTGATGCTCATCATGCTGCTGTTCATGGGTGTCACCGTGCTCATTGCGGCGCGGCTGATCTATCTGGAGATTTTCGCCGATCGCAGCACGGTCGCGGCGCGCGATCCGCTGATCCCGGTGCGCGCCGACATCACCGACCGCAACGGCGTGCCGCTGGCGCGGACCTTCGACGCCTGGTCGATCGGCATCCACCCGAACAAGCTGCTCGGCAGCCCCGACGATCTGGCGCCCAAACTCGCCGCCATGTTCCCCGAGCGGACCGAGGCGCAATATCGCGCGATCCTGAAATCGGACAAGAATTTCGTCTATCTGAAGCGCCGCGCGGTGCCCGAGCAGGTGGCGGCGGTGAATGCGCTCGGCGAGCCCGCAATCGCCTTCGACCGCGAGCCCGAGCGGCTCTATCCGCAGACCGGGCTCGCCGCGCATGTGCTCGGCTGGACCGATTTTGACGGGCGCGGCGTCGCGGGCGTCGAGCGCGTGCTGAACGACCGCCTGTCCGATCCGGCGAAGCGCGGCCAGCCGGTTGCCCTCTCGATCGACAGCCGCGTCCAGGCCGCGATGGAGTCTGAGCTCGGCGCCGCGGTCACCAAGCATAGCGCCGAGGGTGGGGCGGGGATCGTGATGGATGTCCGCACCGGCGAGATCATCGCCATGGCGTCCTTCCCGACGTTCAACCCCAACGCCGCCGGCCAGTCGCCGCCCGACGCGCAGTATAATCGCGCGACGATGGGCGTTTACGAGCTCGGTTCGGTGTTCAAGCCGCTCACCATCGCCGCCGCGATCGATGCGGGCGTCATCACCTCGATGTCGCGCCGCTGGCATTCGGGCATTCCGGTGACGATCGGCCGGTTCAGCATCACCGACTATAAGGGCGAGAACCGGCCGCTGAGCGTGCCCGAAGTGCTCGTCTACTCCTCCAACACCGCCACCGCCCGCATCGCCGACGAAATGGGCATGGAGCGGATGCAGAAGAGCTTCCGCGCGCTGGGCTTCGACCAGGCCGCGCACATCGAGCTTGCCGAGAAGAGCAAGCCGCTGTGGCCGCGCGAATGGGGCCGGGCGACGGTGCTGACCGCGGGCTTCGGCCACGGCGTCGCGATTACGCCGCTGCATCTCGCCAGTGCCTATTCGGCGCTGGTCAACGGCGGCATCTGGCGTCCGGCGACGGTGTATAAGACCACCAATCCGCCCAAAGGCCGGCGCGTCTACTCCGAATCGACGAGCGCGCGGATGCGGGGGCTGCTGCGGATGGTCGTGCTCGAAGGTAGCGGCAAGAATGCCAATGCGGCGGGCTATCGCGTCGGCGGCAAGACCGGCACCGCGGAGAAGACGAGCGCGGGCGGCTACCAGAAGCGGACGAACGTCTCCACCTTCGCATCGGCTTTCCCGATGGACGATCCGCGCTATGTGGTGATCGCCATGCTCGATGCGCCCAAGGCTACGCCTGACACCCACGGCTACACCACCGCCGGCTGGGTCTCCGCCCCGATCGTGAAGAAGGTGATCGACCGCGCCGCGCCCTCGCTGGGCATCGCGCCGTCCGACACGCGCGACGTAGACGTTTCCGAATTGCGGCCGCTGGTGCGCGTCAAGGGGAAGTGA
- the bfr gene encoding bacterioferritin, with protein MRGDPKVIEFLNESLKNELTAVNQYWLHYRLLDHWGVQRLAEFERHESIDEMKHADQLSERILFLDGLPNFQLLGRLRIGESVEEVLKSDLALEEEAVVQLKGAIEYCESVRDYVSRDLFAEILASEEEHVDTLERQFDMIERMGIQNYIQLNSKPAEEQE; from the coding sequence ATGCGCGGCGACCCCAAGGTCATCGAATTTCTCAATGAATCGCTCAAGAATGAGCTGACTGCGGTCAATCAATATTGGCTGCACTATCGCCTGCTCGATCATTGGGGCGTGCAGCGGCTCGCCGAATTCGAGCGGCACGAGTCGATCGACGAGATGAAGCATGCCGATCAGCTCTCCGAGCGGATCCTGTTTCTCGATGGCTTGCCCAACTTCCAGCTCCTCGGCCGCCTCCGCATCGGCGAAAGCGTCGAAGAGGTTTTGAAGTCCGACCTCGCGCTGGAGGAAGAAGCCGTCGTTCAGCTCAAGGGCGCGATCGAATATTGCGAGAGCGTGCGGGACTATGTCAGCCGCGATCTCTTCGCCGAAATCCTCGCCTCCGAGGAAGAGCATGTCGACACGCTCGAGCGCCAGTTCGACATGATCGAGCGGATGGGCATCCAGAATTACATCCAGCTCAATTCCAAGCCGGCCGAAGAGCAGGAGTAA
- a CDS encoding division/cell wall cluster transcriptional repressor MraZ, whose translation MDLEHLFNGSALSAVDAKGRLSVPSFIRGVVERRSDAKAIVIGMHEVSPCLNAYDRGYAKNLFAENERRRLIEEGSDPAAHHARARRTFGLTEEVPYDTSGRIILPAMMRRKGQIEDLALFLGVGGTFEIWNPRLALDSGDADLRDLAAWRLEEKGIAL comes from the coding sequence GTGGACTTGGAACACCTCTTCAACGGGAGCGCGCTGAGCGCGGTGGACGCCAAAGGGCGTCTGTCCGTGCCGTCGTTCATCCGTGGAGTGGTCGAGCGCCGGTCCGATGCCAAGGCGATCGTCATCGGCATGCACGAGGTGTCGCCCTGCCTCAACGCCTATGACCGCGGCTACGCCAAGAACCTCTTCGCCGAGAACGAGCGCCGCCGGCTGATCGAGGAGGGGTCCGACCCCGCCGCGCACCACGCCCGCGCACGCCGCACCTTCGGCCTGACCGAAGAAGTGCCTTACGACACCTCCGGCCGGATCATCCTGCCGGCGATGATGCGCCGCAAGGGCCAGATCGAGGATCTTGCCCTGTTCCTCGGCGTCGGCGGCACCTTCGAAATCTGGAACCCGCGTCTCGCGCTCGACAGCGGCGATGCGGACCTGCGCGATCTCGCCGCCTGGCGGCTCGAGGAAAAGGGGATCGCGCTGTGA